The Streptomyces spororaveus genome includes a region encoding these proteins:
- a CDS encoding alpha/beta fold hydrolase, whose product MPKRTIHAATTAAALVCLSVFGTTTGSAASPLAPFAGPGPGPGPSGAPRFVSGPCPRPPEPIEALKSAKCGFLKVPENRARPGGRTIDLAVAVIPAVHPAKPAQDPVVFMAGGPGGDTFDDIPFLVESGLNKDRELIVMAQRGNLYDRPNLACPEIDRANGKAVGLRYGAQPAEQLMLKAVQECRDRLTADGVDLSAYNTTENAADFADLRTALDIPRWNVYGYSYGSDLALTYLRLHPQGIRAMAIDSITPPREAVLPWGWSSAAEGIDTIFAACAAQPACKSRYPDLHRTLTQQVRKLEAHPLTLNVPPPGGGKPVKVVLDGGALLDLIVGFNVRPENIPAALDELSNGNPERFAQARAAGSVQNVGAFAHGLTESVACSEWAPGYSEADVLKAGREAFPGWPDTVLAQVPQLPFQYDVCRIWNVPDRSSVQRVATVSPVPALVLSGTFDAKTGASWARGVARDLSRSTSVLIPGIGHWVVPQSPCAQQVLASFFAHPTAPDTGCVDDLEPKPFTITPK is encoded by the coding sequence ATGCCGAAGCGCACGATCCACGCGGCGACCACCGCGGCCGCACTGGTCTGTCTGTCGGTGTTCGGTACGACGACGGGCAGCGCCGCCTCGCCGCTCGCCCCCTTCGCCGGTCCCGGCCCCGGTCCGGGCCCCAGTGGCGCGCCGCGGTTCGTGTCCGGCCCGTGCCCCCGGCCGCCCGAGCCGATCGAGGCACTGAAGAGCGCGAAGTGCGGCTTCCTGAAGGTCCCCGAGAACCGTGCCCGCCCCGGAGGCCGGACCATCGACCTGGCCGTGGCCGTCATCCCGGCCGTCCACCCGGCGAAACCGGCACAGGACCCCGTCGTGTTCATGGCCGGCGGCCCCGGCGGCGACACCTTCGACGACATCCCCTTCCTCGTCGAATCCGGCCTGAACAAGGACCGCGAACTCATCGTCATGGCCCAGCGCGGCAACCTCTACGACCGGCCGAACCTCGCCTGCCCCGAGATCGACCGCGCCAACGGCAAGGCCGTCGGCCTGCGCTACGGCGCACAGCCGGCGGAACAGCTCATGCTGAAGGCCGTGCAGGAGTGCCGGGACCGGCTGACGGCCGACGGCGTCGACCTGAGCGCCTACAACACCACCGAGAACGCCGCCGACTTCGCCGACCTGCGCACGGCCCTCGACATCCCGCGGTGGAACGTCTACGGGTACTCCTACGGCAGCGACCTGGCCCTCACCTACCTGCGCCTGCACCCCCAGGGGATCCGGGCGATGGCGATCGACTCGATCACACCTCCCCGGGAAGCGGTCCTGCCGTGGGGCTGGAGCAGCGCCGCCGAGGGGATCGACACCATCTTCGCCGCGTGTGCGGCACAGCCCGCCTGCAAGAGCCGCTACCCGGACCTCCACCGCACACTGACGCAGCAGGTACGCAAGCTGGAAGCGCACCCCCTGACGCTCAACGTCCCGCCGCCGGGCGGAGGAAAGCCGGTCAAGGTCGTCCTCGACGGAGGCGCTCTGCTGGACCTGATCGTCGGCTTCAACGTCCGGCCCGAGAACATCCCGGCGGCGCTCGACGAACTGAGCAACGGCAATCCGGAGCGCTTCGCGCAGGCCCGCGCGGCCGGCTCGGTCCAGAACGTCGGCGCGTTCGCGCACGGCCTGACGGAGTCGGTGGCGTGCAGCGAGTGGGCGCCGGGGTACTCGGAAGCCGATGTGCTGAAGGCGGGGCGCGAGGCCTTCCCCGGCTGGCCGGACACGGTCCTGGCCCAGGTGCCCCAACTCCCCTTCCAGTACGACGTGTGCCGGATCTGGAACGTCCCGGACCGTTCCTCCGTCCAGCGTGTGGCCACGGTCAGCCCGGTGCCCGCGCTCGTCCTGTCCGGCACCTTCGACGCGAAGACCGGGGCGAGTTGGGCGCGGGGCGTGGCACGCGACCTGTCCCGGTCGACCTCCGTGCTGATCCCCGGAATCGGGCACTGGGTGGTCCCGCAGTCCCCCTGCGCACAGCAGGTGCTGGCCTCGTTCTTCGCCCACCCCACCGCACCCGACACCGGCTGCGTGGACGACCTCGAACCCAAACCGTTCACGATCACCCCGAAATGA
- a CDS encoding PP2C family protein-serine/threonine phosphatase, which translates to MRGHRPERPDNVQELLVALGQLVDQALDRIEYQRARVELAVALQRHMLPPGLPRLPGLHLAARYAPSRGGLEVGGDWYDAFVMHDGSLGFTVGDVQGHDVEAIAFMGQVRTSLRALAQTTSDTREILGRANDLLIAMGAGLFATCCFLRFDPVSRDLTVSRAGHVPMVWATAGGRHGIALDRGGPPLGIVSGEQYPVTHRRLTEAGVLVLLTDGVVEGPHYPMESGLAEVARLVRAGFDADPDVLASAVVKVADLTGHRDDAAVLVVRYDGPPEA; encoded by the coding sequence ATGCGCGGACACCGTCCCGAGCGGCCCGACAACGTGCAGGAACTCCTCGTCGCTCTCGGGCAGCTCGTCGATCAGGCCCTGGACCGGATCGAGTACCAGCGGGCCAGGGTCGAGCTGGCCGTGGCCCTGCAGCGCCACATGCTCCCACCCGGCCTGCCGCGGCTGCCCGGGCTGCATCTCGCCGCCAGGTACGCGCCCTCCCGGGGCGGTCTGGAGGTGGGCGGTGACTGGTACGACGCCTTCGTCATGCACGACGGGTCACTGGGGTTCACGGTCGGCGACGTGCAGGGTCACGACGTGGAGGCCATCGCCTTCATGGGCCAGGTGCGCACCAGCCTGCGCGCCCTCGCGCAGACGACGAGCGACACCCGGGAGATTCTGGGCCGCGCCAACGATCTGCTGATCGCCATGGGGGCCGGCCTCTTCGCGACCTGCTGTTTCCTTCGCTTCGACCCGGTCAGCCGGGACCTGACGGTCTCCAGGGCCGGCCACGTCCCGATGGTCTGGGCCACGGCCGGTGGCCGTCACGGCATCGCCCTCGACCGCGGCGGGCCGCCGCTCGGCATCGTGTCGGGCGAGCAGTACCCGGTGACCCACCGGCGGCTGACGGAGGCAGGGGTGCTCGTCCTGCTCACCGACGGCGTGGTGGAGGGCCCGCACTACCCGATGGAGTCCGGTCTGGCCGAAGTGGCCAGACTGGTGCGCGCCGGATTCGACGCCGACCCCGACGTCCTGGCCTCCGCCGTCGTCAAGGTGGCCGACCTGACGGGACACCGCGACGATGCCGCGGTCCTCGTCGTCCGCTACGACGGTCCGCCGGAGGCCTGA
- a CDS encoding alpha/beta fold hydrolase, whose protein sequence is MVTGILVTGLLAAPAQAQSRTGTSPGPDAPIGTVARTVGDARFEPGPCPKTPEPVEALDGARCGTLTVPENRAGASGRTIRLGVAIVPAATGKPTSDPIVWLAGGPGDDAVGEAKMAIDGGLNRDRDVIFMSQRGTYSADPDLLCPEIDEFNARSVGLEYDAPSTGRLHVEATKACREKLAGRGIDLSAYNDTESAADYEDLRKALGIDKWNLYGISYGTHLALVYMRLHPEGLRSVGIDGILPPSKAGSASTWSSARQGFDGLFKACAAQPACNKRYPNLSATFDRLVRDLEAKPVTTTVTVPGSDKPVKVVLDGGALVNWMTSATHVAPQVPAALDELAHGRPQRIAQQWAGGKLSPQAMGRVAHGLVYGVFCSEWTPYESEDAALRAGRAAFPSFPRSVQAQAPQLAFLHPDCDAWNVPAAAPSIRDATRGDIPTLALSGGFDSQTGADNGPYVARTLDNAKVVTVPYEPHVVFATSKCAQEIAVSFFDDPAAPKTECLKSLKAPEFEIGPS, encoded by the coding sequence ATGGTGACCGGGATCCTCGTCACCGGCCTGCTCGCCGCACCCGCCCAGGCGCAGTCCCGCACCGGAACGAGCCCCGGCCCCGACGCGCCGATCGGCACGGTCGCGCGGACGGTGGGCGACGCCCGCTTCGAACCGGGACCCTGCCCGAAGACACCGGAACCGGTCGAGGCCCTCGACGGGGCCCGCTGCGGAACGCTCACCGTGCCCGAGAACCGCGCCGGAGCGAGCGGCCGGACGATCCGACTCGGTGTCGCGATCGTCCCCGCCGCGACCGGCAAGCCGACGTCCGACCCCATCGTGTGGCTCGCGGGCGGCCCCGGCGACGACGCGGTGGGGGAGGCGAAGATGGCGATCGACGGCGGGCTGAACCGCGACCGTGACGTGATCTTCATGTCCCAGCGCGGAACGTACTCGGCCGACCCGGATCTCCTCTGCCCCGAGATCGACGAGTTCAACGCGCGCTCCGTCGGCCTCGAGTACGACGCTCCGTCCACCGGACGCCTGCACGTCGAGGCCACGAAGGCCTGCCGCGAGAAGCTGGCGGGCCGCGGCATCGACCTCTCCGCCTACAACGACACCGAGAGCGCCGCCGACTACGAAGACCTGCGCAAGGCGCTCGGCATCGACAAGTGGAACCTGTACGGGATCTCCTACGGCACCCACCTGGCACTGGTCTACATGCGCCTGCACCCCGAGGGACTCCGCTCGGTCGGCATCGACGGCATACTGCCACCGTCGAAGGCCGGTTCGGCCTCGACCTGGAGCAGCGCCCGCCAGGGCTTCGACGGCCTGTTCAAGGCCTGCGCGGCGCAGCCGGCGTGCAACAAGCGCTACCCGAACCTGTCGGCCACCTTCGACCGGCTCGTCCGCGACCTCGAAGCCAAGCCGGTCACCACCACCGTCACCGTCCCCGGCAGCGACAAGCCGGTGAAGGTCGTCCTGGACGGCGGAGCCCTGGTCAACTGGATGACCTCCGCCACCCACGTGGCGCCCCAGGTACCCGCCGCGCTCGACGAGCTGGCGCACGGCAGGCCGCAGCGGATCGCGCAGCAGTGGGCGGGCGGCAAACTCAGCCCGCAGGCCATGGGGAGGGTCGCGCACGGCCTCGTCTACGGCGTCTTCTGCAGCGAGTGGACACCGTACGAGAGCGAGGACGCGGCGCTCCGGGCCGGCCGGGCGGCCTTCCCGTCCTTCCCCCGCTCGGTACAGGCCCAGGCTCCCCAGCTCGCCTTCCTCCACCCGGACTGCGACGCCTGGAACGTACCCGCGGCGGCGCCCTCGATCCGGGACGCCACCCGCGGTGACATCCCCACCCTCGCCCTGTCGGGCGGCTTCGACTCCCAGACCGGGGCGGACAACGGACCGTACGTCGCCCGTACGCTCGACAACGCCAAGGTCGTCACCGTCCCGTACGAGCCGCACGTGGTGTTCGCCACCTCGAAGTGCGCCCAGGAGATCGCGGTCTCGTTCTTCGACGACCCGGCCGCGCCGAAGACCGAATGCCTGAAGAGCCTCAAGGCACCCGAGTTCGAGATCGGTCCCTCCTGA
- the fxsT gene encoding FxSxx-COOH system tetratricopeptide repeat protein gives MITAERLHQWRAAEPAHSDILVVRRSHVPADPRGNPHTERRASVPPQAVAAAGTIDAPPGMDNLPLSVTETFVGRTDDVAGIRRALAFGEGIITQLQTLHGLGGVGKTSLAMRYAREHRTAYNLVWWIAAESREQVDAALADLAVFLYPTWALGALPDQQTEWAILWLQSHDGWLLVFDNAEDPADINPYLGRLRGHGHQLVTSRRADGWRPGAQPLRIDVLAAEPSVNLLCRLAMPRSEPTDDQLREADALATELGHLPLALAQAGAYLRQTGMSFAAYRDVLSRTPATVLDAAGDRHDADRTIARIWRTTLRTLEETAPLAAKLLHTLAWYAPEAVPRAALSVPVETSPTATGPSGVDEALTLLGDYNLIKLTDQDVTVHRLVQTTLRNPLPSGPARAPGRSLLDIGRDWAEAALLRALPDGPRTERPVQARWQEVLPHVQALAATRPAGWPPHEGTVRLYERAAHELVERDQKMLAVRLMEAVVEGLTRLRGADAPETLDSRDTLADVQSTDGDPQQAVLLCRELIADRVRLLGIDDPATLTSRHTYAYALRKAGDHQTAVREFEAVVADRTRVLGAAHADTLDSRDGLAYARQTAGDHRRAVEDYESLVEDRAELLGTDHASTLDSRNSLAYACSDAGDHRRAVRLYEEAIADRARVLGADHADTLTSRGWLAHAQRAAKDYPAAVAGLESIAADRTRLLGDDHPDTIGTRADLADAWCRAGVTDRAVRELEDVVSARSRVQGPDHPAALDDRQKLAFAYSAHGDHERAVSAYRRLIADRSRVQGASHPAALDARGSLAFAYADAGEYGRATRLFTALVSRRTRTQGADHPATLEARDRVAYAYRKAGDHARALAWCEAVVEDRARVLGADHPSTLESRSSLAHVLRLAGRFDAAVTEFTAVTADRTRILGPDHTDTLITRIGLCYARDLAGDMPGALAGFEELLVDFTRVCGADHPDVLNVRAWLSYACRRAGDHLRAAALDERLIEDRIRVLGPRHRDVFHARESLALTWYEEGDARRAAQLFGELAEETARVLGQNHSRTLQTRGNLAAAYRMAGEHQQAVDMLERLVVDSGEVRGADHVGTLAFRHELGFALLKAGRYEAALREMETLVADRTRVQGADHPATLAARANLAYACRDSGDHTRSITLHEALIDDSRRVCGPDHPTTFRRRQGLALSCGAAADHVRAVRLLEGLLHDQLRVTAPEHLDTVLTRELLAGTWLNARRYTEAVRGFEALVADRTRIQGADHPSTLISRSNLAHAHARAGAARNAVDEYQRLIADLARIHGPLHPKVLGARKDLARAVNSAGDLRQAVTLHEELLADFEREQGEDHLDTLLCRNGLGFAFQRAGRYEAAVREMETLVSDRTRIQGPDHPATLTARANLAYAYRDAGDHPRSIALYEALLDDSLRVHGADHPVTLERRGLLADAYRLAGSHQRCLALYEGLLAHRLGSLGADHPDTLTTRKRLAFSLRRAGRYREALKSYVELLADVVRVQGADHVDTLGCRRGLAITRRTVGQYATAVREMQVLVADRTRLHGPDHFDTFMSRADLALACRDAGDRTRAAALYEELTKDALRVHGPDHNGTLHFRSALALILLSLPGRSPDHSVSLCEQLVADHARILGDDHAHTLSSRELLAYVLLLAGEAGRAIPLFETVIADRSRILGLGLPATPDGVARAHSTGQDALATVIACLEHIQDLSHPTAVDALARAYGEVGDRQREVALLTAVASGRGQVLGPNHPDTLESRTGAYFARAAAGTGDGPVVGARLAADWGRVLGQEHPRVQEVRERLAAAYPAWTVRLRLLADEVNVAEPVEVEVRLERSGDGDPDTGPPGPSGAEGQRAAEPSEQDGPASEQDSPPTAPPLPPLLLVAATRSAATVEPQVAEYASGSRPPVLVFTASEPGEHRLRLTVYDRDMGVVLQDVESSIEVTDDARSGPASYVPGTRRN, from the coding sequence GTGATCACAGCTGAGCGGTTACACCAGTGGAGGGCGGCCGAACCGGCCCATTCCGACATCCTCGTGGTGCGCCGCTCGCACGTGCCGGCCGACCCCCGGGGCAATCCGCACACCGAACGCCGGGCGAGCGTGCCGCCTCAGGCGGTCGCCGCCGCAGGCACGATCGACGCTCCGCCCGGCATGGACAACCTGCCGCTGAGCGTGACCGAGACCTTCGTGGGCCGGACCGACGACGTGGCGGGCATCCGGCGGGCCCTCGCCTTCGGCGAGGGGATCATCACCCAGCTCCAGACGCTGCACGGCCTGGGCGGGGTGGGCAAGACGTCGCTCGCCATGCGGTACGCCCGCGAGCACCGCACCGCGTACAACCTCGTCTGGTGGATCGCCGCCGAGAGCCGCGAGCAGGTGGACGCCGCCCTCGCCGATCTCGCGGTCTTCCTGTACCCGACCTGGGCGCTCGGCGCACTGCCGGATCAGCAGACCGAGTGGGCGATCCTGTGGCTCCAGTCGCACGACGGCTGGCTCCTCGTCTTCGACAACGCCGAGGACCCCGCCGACATCAACCCCTACCTCGGACGGCTCCGCGGCCACGGGCACCAGCTCGTCACCAGCCGGCGCGCGGACGGGTGGCGTCCCGGCGCGCAGCCGCTGCGCATCGACGTGCTGGCCGCCGAGCCCTCGGTGAACCTGCTGTGCCGCCTGGCCATGCCCCGGTCGGAACCCACCGACGACCAGCTCCGGGAGGCCGACGCCCTGGCCACGGAGCTCGGTCACCTGCCGCTGGCTCTCGCGCAGGCCGGTGCGTACCTCCGTCAGACCGGCATGTCCTTCGCCGCGTACCGGGACGTCCTCTCCCGGACGCCCGCCACCGTGCTGGACGCCGCCGGCGACCGTCACGACGCGGACCGGACCATCGCCCGCATCTGGCGCACGACCCTGCGGACCCTGGAGGAGACCGCTCCGCTGGCGGCGAAGCTGCTCCACACGCTCGCGTGGTACGCACCCGAGGCCGTACCGCGCGCCGCTCTCTCGGTACCGGTGGAGACCTCGCCGACGGCCACCGGACCCTCCGGCGTCGACGAAGCCCTGACCCTGCTCGGCGACTACAACCTGATCAAGCTCACCGATCAGGACGTCACCGTGCACCGGCTCGTCCAGACCACGCTGCGCAACCCCCTCCCGTCCGGCCCGGCGCGCGCCCCCGGGCGCTCGCTGCTCGACATCGGCCGCGACTGGGCGGAGGCGGCCCTCCTGCGGGCCCTGCCCGACGGCCCCCGCACCGAGAGGCCGGTGCAGGCCCGCTGGCAGGAGGTGCTCCCGCACGTCCAGGCCCTGGCCGCCACCCGTCCGGCCGGGTGGCCACCGCACGAGGGCACCGTCCGGCTCTACGAGCGGGCGGCCCACGAGCTGGTCGAGCGCGACCAGAAGATGCTCGCCGTGCGGCTGATGGAGGCCGTGGTGGAGGGCCTCACCCGGCTGCGGGGAGCGGATGCGCCCGAGACCCTCGACAGCCGGGACACCCTCGCCGACGTGCAGAGCACGGACGGCGATCCCCAGCAGGCGGTGCTGCTGTGCCGTGAGCTGATCGCCGACCGGGTCCGGCTGCTCGGCATCGACGACCCGGCGACCCTCACCAGCCGTCACACCTACGCGTACGCGCTGCGCAAGGCGGGCGACCACCAGACGGCGGTCCGTGAGTTCGAGGCGGTCGTGGCCGACCGCACCCGTGTCCTCGGCGCGGCGCACGCCGATACGCTCGACAGCCGTGACGGTCTGGCATACGCCCGGCAGACGGCGGGCGACCACCGGCGGGCGGTCGAGGACTACGAGAGCCTGGTCGAGGACCGGGCCGAACTCCTGGGCACCGACCACGCGTCGACGCTCGACAGCCGCAACAGCCTCGCCTACGCGTGTTCGGACGCGGGCGACCACCGGCGGGCCGTGCGGCTGTACGAGGAAGCGATCGCCGACCGGGCCCGGGTGCTCGGGGCCGACCACGCGGACACGCTGACCAGCCGCGGCTGGCTCGCGCACGCCCAGCGGGCGGCGAAGGACTACCCGGCGGCCGTCGCCGGCCTCGAATCCATCGCGGCGGACCGCACCCGGCTCCTGGGCGACGACCACCCCGACACCATCGGGACGCGGGCCGACCTCGCGGACGCATGGTGCCGGGCGGGCGTCACGGACCGGGCGGTGCGCGAGCTCGAGGACGTCGTCTCGGCACGCTCGCGCGTCCAGGGGCCCGACCACCCGGCGGCGCTCGACGACCGCCAGAAACTTGCCTTCGCGTACTCGGCGCACGGCGATCACGAGCGGGCGGTCAGCGCGTACCGCAGGCTCATCGCCGACCGCTCCCGTGTCCAGGGGGCGAGCCATCCCGCCGCCCTGGACGCCCGCGGCAGCCTCGCGTTCGCGTATGCGGACGCCGGGGAGTACGGCCGGGCCACGCGGCTGTTCACGGCGCTGGTGTCGCGCCGCACGCGTACGCAGGGCGCCGACCACCCCGCCACGCTCGAAGCGCGCGACCGCGTGGCGTACGCGTACCGGAAGGCGGGCGACCACGCGCGCGCCCTGGCCTGGTGCGAGGCGGTCGTCGAGGACCGGGCCCGGGTGCTCGGAGCGGACCACCCCAGCACCCTGGAGAGCCGCAGCTCGCTGGCGCACGTCCTGCGGCTGGCGGGACGGTTCGACGCCGCGGTGACCGAGTTCACCGCCGTCACGGCGGACCGCACCCGCATCCTGGGTCCCGACCACACGGACACGCTGATCACCCGGATCGGCCTCTGCTACGCGCGGGACCTCGCGGGGGACATGCCCGGCGCGCTCGCCGGCTTCGAGGAACTGCTGGTGGACTTCACCCGCGTCTGCGGCGCCGACCACCCGGACGTGCTGAACGTACGCGCCTGGCTGTCCTACGCCTGCCGACGAGCCGGTGACCACCTGCGGGCGGCCGCCTTGGACGAGCGGCTCATCGAGGACCGCATCCGTGTCCTGGGGCCCCGGCACCGTGACGTCTTCCATGCCCGGGAGTCCCTGGCTCTGACCTGGTACGAAGAGGGGGACGCCCGCCGGGCCGCGCAGCTGTTCGGCGAACTGGCCGAGGAGACCGCAAGGGTCCTGGGGCAGAACCACTCCCGCACGCTCCAGACCCGCGGAAACCTGGCCGCGGCCTACCGGATGGCGGGAGAGCACCAGCAGGCCGTGGACATGCTGGAGCGGCTCGTCGTGGACTCCGGGGAGGTGCGCGGTGCCGACCACGTCGGCACCCTGGCGTTCCGGCACGAGCTCGGCTTCGCCCTCCTGAAGGCGGGACGCTACGAGGCCGCGCTGCGGGAGATGGAAACCCTGGTCGCGGATCGCACGCGGGTCCAGGGCGCCGACCATCCGGCGACGCTCGCCGCGCGCGCGAACCTGGCCTACGCGTGCCGGGACAGCGGTGACCACACCCGCTCGATCACGCTGCACGAAGCGCTGATCGACGATTCGCGTCGGGTGTGCGGCCCCGACCACCCCACCACGTTCCGCAGGCGCCAGGGCCTGGCCCTCTCCTGCGGGGCGGCCGCGGATCACGTACGTGCCGTCCGCCTCCTGGAGGGGCTCCTGCACGACCAGCTCCGCGTGACGGCCCCGGAGCACCTGGACACGGTGCTCACCCGGGAGCTTCTGGCCGGGACCTGGCTGAACGCGCGACGGTACACCGAGGCCGTCCGGGGGTTCGAGGCGCTGGTCGCCGACAGGACGCGGATCCAGGGCGCGGACCATCCGAGCACGCTGATCAGCCGATCCAACCTCGCCCACGCCCACGCGCGCGCCGGAGCGGCCCGGAACGCGGTCGACGAGTACCAGCGGCTCATCGCCGACCTGGCCCGGATCCATGGACCGCTGCACCCGAAGGTGCTCGGCGCGCGCAAGGATCTGGCCCGGGCGGTCAACTCGGCCGGCGACCTCCGGCAGGCCGTCACGCTGCACGAGGAGCTCCTGGCGGACTTCGAACGGGAGCAGGGCGAGGATCACCTCGACACCTTGCTCTGCCGCAACGGGCTCGGCTTCGCCTTCCAGAGGGCAGGTCGGTACGAGGCGGCCGTGCGGGAGATGGAAACCCTGGTCTCCGATCGCACCCGGATCCAGGGTCCCGATCATCCGGCGACGCTGACCGCCCGCGCGAACCTCGCCTACGCGTACCGGGACGCCGGTGACCACCCCCGCTCGATCGCACTGTACGAAGCGCTGCTCGACGACTCCCTCCGGGTACACGGCGCCGACCACCCCGTCACGCTCGAACGACGGGGGCTGCTGGCGGACGCCTACCGCCTGGCGGGCTCCCACCAGCGTTGTCTCGCGCTGTACGAAGGACTGCTCGCCCACCGCCTGGGATCCCTCGGCGCGGACCACCCCGACACCCTGACCACACGGAAGCGGCTGGCCTTCTCCCTCCGCCGTGCCGGTCGGTACCGGGAGGCGCTCAAGTCGTACGTGGAACTGCTGGCGGACGTCGTACGGGTGCAGGGCGCGGACCACGTCGACACCCTGGGGTGCCGGCGGGGACTGGCGATCACGCGCCGGACGGTGGGTCAGTACGCGACGGCGGTACGGGAGATGCAGGTTCTGGTCGCGGACCGGACCCGGCTTCATGGGCCGGACCATTTCGACACGTTCATGAGTCGTGCCGACCTCGCGCTGGCCTGCCGTGACGCCGGGGACCGGACTCGTGCGGCCGCCCTGTACGAGGAGTTGACCAAGGACGCCCTCCGGGTGCACGGCCCCGACCACAACGGCACCCTCCACTTCCGCAGTGCTCTCGCCCTGATCCTGCTCTCGCTGCCGGGCCGGTCCCCGGACCACTCCGTTTCCCTGTGCGAGCAGTTGGTGGCCGACCACGCCCGGATCCTGGGTGACGACCACGCGCATACGCTCTCGAGCCGCGAACTGCTCGCCTACGTCCTGCTGCTGGCCGGCGAAGCAGGCCGCGCGATCCCCCTCTTCGAGACCGTGATCGCCGACCGTTCGAGGATCCTCGGCCTCGGCCTTCCCGCTACACCGGACGGTGTCGCCCGGGCCCACTCGACGGGCCAGGACGCGCTGGCGACCGTGATCGCCTGTCTTGAGCACATTCAGGACCTCAGCCATCCCACCGCCGTCGACGCGCTCGCCAGGGCGTACGGAGAGGTGGGAGACCGGCAGCGGGAGGTGGCGCTCCTCACGGCGGTCGCCTCCGGGCGCGGGCAGGTCCTCGGGCCGAACCACCCCGACACCCTGGAGAGCCGTACGGGCGCCTACTTCGCCCGTGCGGCCGCCGGTACCGGTGACGGTCCCGTCGTCGGCGCGCGCCTCGCGGCCGACTGGGGGCGGGTGCTGGGACAGGAGCACCCCCGGGTCCAGGAGGTCCGGGAGCGGCTCGCGGCGGCCTACCCCGCGTGGACGGTTCGGCTGAGGCTCCTGGCGGACGAGGTGAACGTCGCGGAGCCGGTCGAGGTGGAGGTCCGCCTGGAGCGTTCCGGCGACGGCGATCCGGACACCGGGCCGCCCGGACCCTCCGGTGCGGAGGGACAGCGGGCCGCGGAGCCGTCGGAGCAGGACGGTCCGGCGTCGGAACAGGACAGTCCGCCGACGGCTCCGCCCCTGCCTCCGCTGCTCCTGGTGGCCGCGACGCGCTCGGCCGCCACCGTGGAGCCCCAGGTCGCCGAGTACGCGTCGGGCAGCCGGCCCCCGGTGCTGGTGTTCACGGCGTCCGAGCCCGGCGAGCACCGGCTGCGCCTGACCGTGTACGACCGGGACATGGGCGTCGTGTTACAGGACGTCGAGAGCAGCATCGAGGTGACGGACGATGCCCGCTCCGGCCCCGCCTCCTACGTTCCGGGCACCAGGAGGAATTGA
- a CDS encoding MASE1 domain-containing protein has translation MGRRLGSTTLRVLAVAAVYYGAAQIGLLQQLVRDQVTPLWPPTGVALAGLLLMGLRVWPGIALGAFLVNVSLGPSLLSVLAITAGNTLAPVCACLMLRRAGFRNELDRLRDVLALVFLGALAGMSISATIGSGVLVLSGALDAGDFWPTWSVWWAGDAMGILVVTPFLLVLRNARWPSRAGPGRWPEAVALALGTVSVTLLATRTRDTNLLFLVSPFLIWAAFRFRLAGAAPCALAVSTLAVLAADGDQGPFVGKDVFANMVTLQAFNGTTALTALLIAAVITERDRTYEEIKRVCARLSVVVSRMEPRPDADGYPPGTRPPP, from the coding sequence ATGGGTCGTCGTCTCGGGTCCACGACGCTGCGCGTCCTGGCGGTCGCCGCCGTCTACTACGGGGCCGCACAGATCGGCCTCCTGCAACAGCTGGTGCGCGACCAGGTCACCCCGCTGTGGCCGCCGACCGGCGTCGCGCTCGCCGGACTGCTCCTGATGGGGTTGCGCGTCTGGCCGGGCATCGCCCTGGGCGCGTTCCTGGTCAACGTGTCCCTCGGGCCGTCGCTGCTCTCCGTCCTGGCCATCACCGCGGGCAACACCCTCGCGCCGGTCTGCGCCTGCCTGATGCTGCGCAGAGCCGGCTTCCGGAACGAGCTGGACCGCCTGCGCGACGTACTGGCACTGGTCTTCCTCGGCGCGCTCGCCGGGATGTCGATCAGTGCGACCATCGGCAGCGGCGTACTGGTCCTCTCCGGAGCACTGGACGCGGGCGACTTCTGGCCGACGTGGTCGGTGTGGTGGGCCGGTGACGCGATGGGCATCCTTGTCGTCACCCCCTTCCTGCTCGTGCTGCGCAACGCCCGATGGCCGTCGCGCGCCGGACCCGGCCGCTGGCCGGAGGCGGTGGCGCTGGCCCTCGGCACCGTCTCCGTCACGCTCCTCGCGACGCGCACGCGCGACACGAACCTGCTCTTCCTCGTCTCGCCGTTCCTGATCTGGGCGGCCTTCCGGTTCCGGCTGGCGGGCGCGGCGCCGTGCGCGCTCGCCGTGTCGACGCTGGCGGTCCTGGCAGCCGACGGCGACCAGGGCCCGTTCGTCGGCAAGGACGTCTTCGCCAACATGGTCACGCTGCAGGCCTTCAACGGCACGACCGCGCTGACGGCCCTGCTCATCGCGGCCGTCATCACCGAACGCGACAGGACGTACGAGGAGATCAAACGGGTCTGCGCGCGGCTCTCGGTGGTGGTGTCCCGGATGGAGCCGCGACCCGATGCGGACGGGTACCCGCCCGGGACCCGTCCGCCGCCATGA